The region CCTGGCCGCGCCGAACACCCAGGCGCGCCGCGATTCCATCACCTCGAAACTGATGCAGTCATGCGCGGCCAGGTCGGCCGGCGTGGCCGGCGCGCCATGCCTGGCCAGGTAATCGGGGCTGGCGCAGACCACCCGCCGCACCTTGCCGACGCCAGTGGCCATCAAGCCGCTGTCGGGCAGTTCGCCGATGCGCACCGCCACATCGATATGTTCATCCATCAGGTGCATGACGCGATCGGTCAGCACCAGGTTGATTTCGATCTCCGGATACTGGGCCAGAAACTCGGCCACCACCGGCACGATATGCAAGCGCCCGAACATCATCGGCGCGGTGACCGTCAGTTCGCCCTTGGGCGTGGCGTATTCGCCGGTCGCCGTGCGTTCCGCTTCGCCGATCTCGTCGAGGATGCGTCGGCAGGCGGCCACGTAGGCGCTGCCTGCCTCGGTCAGCGCCAGGTGGCGGGTCGTGCGGTGCAGCAGCCGTGTTTTTAGGTGCGCTTCCAGCGCCGCCACCTTGCGGCTGACGGTGGCCAGCGGCATGGCCAGGTGGCGCGCCGCGGCCGACAGGCTGCCCGCTTCCACCACCGCCAGCAACACCGCCATCGAGTCCAGTTTATCCATGTTCGGTACTCGCGATTCTGTCAAATATTGGAAGAATGACTCCCGATATTATGGGATTCTCTTCATGGGTGCAAGTACGTAAGCTGCTCTTCTGCGCCATGGCATGTTGCCGTGGCGCCTGACAGATCACCATGAAAGGAGGGCGCCATGCGCTCCACACCCCAAAACTCACATGAAACACGGCCGCCGCCGGCCGCGCCGCGCGGCAAGATCCTGATGATGGCGGTGATCGCCGGCGCGGTGATCACCAATATCTATTGCACGCAACCGATACTGCCCCTGATACAGGCCGGCCTCGGCGTCGAGCTGGCGTCCGTCAACCTGGTGGCCGGCGCGGCGCTGCTCGGCTTTGCCACCGGCCTGGCCCTGCTGCTGCCGCTGGGCGACCGTGTCGACCGGCGCAAGCTGGTGCTGGGCCAGATCGCGCTGGCGTTTTTCTTTGCGCTGGCCGCGTGCATGGCGCCCGGCATCTGGGCGCTGGTGGCCGCCTCGTTCGGGCTGGGCATTGTCAGCTGCGTGCCGCAGCAGCTGGTACCGTTTGCCGCCCTGATGTCGTCGCCGGGCGAGCGCGGGCGCTCCGTCGGCACGGTGGTCAGCGGCATCATGGTCGGCATTTTGCTGGGGCGCACGGTGGCCGGCGTGGTGGGCGATGCTTATGGCTGGCGTGCCGTCTACGCCATGGAGGCGGCGTTCATGATACCCGTGTGGTTCACGGCCAGGGCGCTGCTGCCACGCGGCATACCGACCACCCAGCTGTCGTATGCACGGCTGCTGGCCTCATTATGGCCCTTGCTGCGCGACCATCGTCCCATCCGTGAATCGATGCTGATCCAGTCACTGTTGTGGGCCTGCTTCAATGCCTTCTGGGTCAACCTGGCGGCGCTGCTGGCCAACGGTCCATGGCATCTGGGCAGCAGCTGGGCTGGCGCCTTCGGCATTATCGGCGCGGCCGGCGCGCTGGCCGCCACTGTGGGCGGCAGGGCCGCCGACAGGCTCGGCTCGCGCACCGTCATTGGCGCCAGCATCGTCATCGTCACCTTGTCCTGGTTGCTGATGGCGGGCGCCGGCACCTCGCTGGTGCTGCTGGTGATCGGCGTGATCGTGCTCGATATCGGCGTGCAGGCCGCGCTGGTGGCGAACCAGACGCGCG is a window of Janthinobacterium sp. J1-1 DNA encoding:
- a CDS encoding LysR family transcriptional regulator → MDKLDSMAVLLAVVEAGSLSAAARHLAMPLATVSRKVAALEAHLKTRLLHRTTRHLALTEAGSAYVAACRRILDEIGEAERTATGEYATPKGELTVTAPMMFGRLHIVPVVAEFLAQYPEIEINLVLTDRVMHLMDEHIDVAVRIGELPDSGLMATGVGKVRRVVCASPDYLARHGAPATPADLAAHDCISFEVMESRRAWVFGAARSAQAVPVHSRLAVNTVDAAIAAATLGVGLVRVMSYQVMDALRNDALRIVLEPFESEPLPVSLVHKGQTPLPLKLRAFLDFVTPRLRARQLSIS
- a CDS encoding MFS transporter, which gives rise to MRSTPQNSHETRPPPAAPRGKILMMAVIAGAVITNIYCTQPILPLIQAGLGVELASVNLVAGAALLGFATGLALLLPLGDRVDRRKLVLGQIALAFFFALAACMAPGIWALVAASFGLGIVSCVPQQLVPFAALMSSPGERGRSVGTVVSGIMVGILLGRTVAGVVGDAYGWRAVYAMEAAFMIPVWFTARALLPRGIPTTQLSYARLLASLWPLLRDHRPIRESMLIQSLLWACFNAFWVNLAALLANGPWHLGSSWAGAFGIIGAAGALAATVGGRAADRLGSRTVIGASIVIVTLSWLLMAGAGTSLVLLVIGVIVLDIGVQAALVANQTRAFAADPAAQGRINSLYMTATFIGGALGVAASGWLMERHGWPGVAVFGMVLGAVAGVIHLLGARAQRRSALPLH